CATTTCAGCATATACAAAACCTCTACAAGTGGTAGGGGCTACTTCTAAAACTTGCTCTAAAGTTTCTATTTGAATGTAAAAAGGATCGTTTCCATGACCTGCCCAAAAGGTAAAATGTTGACCCTCTTTCTCATAATTTTTAGCCATATTTACGATGTCTTCTCTAGAATCTTCGTATTTACCTCTTTTATCTTTTTTAAGTGCTGACTTTCCTATAACAGCTACTAAAGGAGTTCTATCAGTCCCTTCTTTTGGTGCTCTTTGAATGACAAACTCAACTTTATTTCCGTTTAACTTTTTAACCTTTCCATCTATTTTTTTACTTGTAACCATCACCCAAGATTCATCAGTTTTTTTCTGATAACTAGGCATTTCAAAATCTAAAATTTGCTGATATAACAAGTCTAAATTTTCTTTTACTTGTGCCATGGTTCCTTCTAAACGATGGTTGGTAGACAACCAAGAAGACTTTTTAAGATTAAACACATAAACTCCATTTCCACCATCTACCTCTCCTGCAGTAATTAGTTGTTCCGATTGCGGCGCTAATACAAAATCACTATATACAATTTCGTGTTCACTAGCGTATCTAGTTCCTGCTTTCTCTATCAGTTTACCTCTAAGATCTAATCTGTGAGTAAAGCCTCCAAATTGAAAAACAATTTCATCTTTTATTGGTAACAAACAAGTTCCTTTGGTATTGGCATATCTCTGAATGTCTTTTCTAGTTCCTTTATATGCAGTGATTACATTAAAATTTGCATCAAGTCCTACTACCACTGGCACCCAATTAACATCTCCAAAAAATAAAATATCAGACAATCCATCTTTGTTCAAATCTGCAATTTCTAGATCTGTAATCATGGCTTTGCTTAAATCTTTACTTTTAGATTTTTTGTAATCTAAAGTCTGAACGATTTTTTTAGTATTTGCATCTATGATTCCCATAAAATCCCAACGGAATTTATCGTGAGAGTAAGTCATTACAAACAAATCTTGTTGCTGTTTGTTTACAAAATTTCCAGCTTCAATTTTTCTTATAACTCCTTCAATTTTTGTGGTTGAAACCAATGCTCCTTTTGCATTTAACTCATATAATTGATAATCATTACCTCCTGCAAAAACCCTTATTTGTTTGTTGTTTTTAGTTACAGCAATCTCAGAAAATCTCACCTTGTGATCTGGGGTAAACTTCCACAACAACTTTCCTTTGCTAGACCAACAATAAATGTTCCCGTTTCCTGATGCGGCTAAAATATCATCATTTCCATCACCATCTATATCAACTGCTTCAATCTCAAAAATAACCGCAGCTGGCTCTATTTTTTTATTCCATATTTTTTTTCCTTCCAAAGAATAACAGCCAATGCCATCACTTAAACTAGAAACATACAATACCTCATGTTTATTTATTGTTGCTATTACAGAGTTTCTAATATTTGACTCTTCTACAGAAAAGTTAGCTGTAGCCAAAACTGTTGCATTTGTTTTTACAAATGACATTACCAAAATGAAAGTAAAAGCTTGTACACTTTTAAAATTCGATAAATATTGATTTATTTTCATATGTTAATCTTATGATTTGATATAATACCTTACAAAAAAAACATATAACTAATAAAATTATGTACTTATGAATATATATGATGTATTGCTAAATGTATCTGTAAACAAAAAGTCGTTTAAAAAAAGAATTACCTTTTATTAAACGACTTTTGATTTTATTTTTTTTTAAAGCTATTCTTTTTCCTTTAAAAACTTAACTGTTTCATAAGCTATTAAATTGTATCCTGTAGAATTTGGATGACGATCGTAGTACCATTCCTTAAGATGTCCAAAAATAGGGTCCAAAGACATATCATTTACCTTTACAACATACCCATCTGGTTTGTTTCCCCACCCTTTTCTATAATAAACATGAGGTTTTAACCATTCGTGATATTTTTCAGGAATTTTATCTAAATAACACTGACGTACATTTAAACTGTTTCTACCATTAGCTATTAAATAATTATTATAAGGAGTAAAAATATCTAATACGTCTAATTGCTCATCTTTACCAACTTGATATATTAAATCATTTACTTCTACACATTTTTCAGGAGACATAAAAGATGTAATGGTTGCTAAATATAAAACAGCTTTAGGGTGATCTTTTTGTAATTGTTTAATTAAAGCTTTCATTTGAACAGGAAATTCTGCTTTTAAGTCTTTACATTTAAACGAATCATTAATTCCCATTCTTAAAAAGATAATATCCACATCTTTTACTGTTGCTATTTTTTCTTCGTAATGTTTACTTCCTAATAACCTTTTAGCGGTTTCTCCTCCTTTTCCAGCATTAATTACTTCTAATTCGGGTAAACCTTCTACCACAGCTAACTGCTCTATCATTTGTTCTAAATGTGGCCCCTCTGGATTTACTTCTCGTGGCATATTACCAATAGTAGTACTATCTCCTACTAGTAAAATTTTTGTCTTTTTTTGCTGACTATACCCAATACTTATTATTAATAAAATAAGTAAAAAATGAATTTTATTTTTTTTCATAATATCTCTTAATTTCTATTATTCTTCTACGGTTAAATTAACTTTTGTGGTTTTTAATCCTTTAGAAGTAGCTGTTACTGTAATTTTTCCTGTTTGTCCTTTTTTAGATTTTACCACAACCAATGCCATTCCGTTAAACACTTTTCTTGTGGTAGCTTGAAAAGATTCGTGACTTGTAGTATCGCCATTTCCTACAGCAACAATTTCTCCGGGTCCGCTAATAGTATAATTAACAACATTGTGAGTTCTAGGAACTGTTTGTCCTTTTTTGTCTTTAATTTCTACAGTTATAAAAGACAAATCTTGTCCGTCTGCTTTTATTTTAGTTCTGTCTGCCGTTAAAGAAACTTTGTTTGCAGTACCTGTAGTTTTTACTTTTTCTGTAGCCCATTTTTTTCCGTTTTTATAGGCAACTACTTTTAATTCTCCTTTTTGATAAACTACATCTTTCCAAATCAATCTATATTCATATTGACCTTTCTTTTTTCTCCCTAAAGATTTACCGTTTAAAAACAGTTCTGCCTCATCACCAGAAGTATACACCAAAACAGGAGTTACTTTTCCTACTCTTTCTGGCCAATTCCAATGTGGTAAAATATGTGCCATTGGCAATTCTGGTTTCCATTTAGATTGATACAAATAATACCTATCTTTAGGAAAACCACATAAATCTACAATTCCAAAATAAGAACTACGTGGTGGAATTTGTTTACCCATTTTAGCCAATTCGGCTTTCATTCTAGCTTTTTCTTTAGGATCCGAAAAGTTTAACAAGTTGGTTTTGTCTTTGTTATAAGGAGTAGGTTCTCCAATATAATCAAAACCTGTCCATACAAACTGACCAAACAACCAAGGGAATTTATCTTCTGCTTCAAAATCTTTTTCAGGAATATCTGCCCAATTTGGAGCCGAATAATCGTAACTACTTACCTGAAAGAAACCTCCGTTTCCTTGTTTTTTATCATCAAAGTTTACAGGAAAAAAGTATTCTCCTCTAGAGCTAATTGTAGAAGCGGTTTCACTTCCATACAATGGCATATTGGGATTTTCTTTTCTAAACTCTTCGTACATATGAGGCTTGTAATTAAATCCAAAAACATCTGCTGTGAATTGAAATCCATTGGTTGCAGCCTCGGGTCTACTATTCCCAAAAGTAGTAGGTCTAGTAGTATCTACAGAGCGAATAATATCTGCTAGTTTTGCTGCCAAAGGAGCATCGTTTCCTTCTCTTAATTCAATTAATTCATTTCCTGTACTCCACATTACTACAGACGGATGATTACGATCTCTTTTTACCATCGTGATTAAATCTTTTTCGTGCCAAGCACCAAATAAAGAAGCATAATCGTTATCTACTTTTTTCTTTCCCCAAACATCAAAAGCTTCTACTTGTACCAAAACTCCCATTTTGTCACACATTTCTAAAAATTCTGGAGCAGGTGGGTTATGAGACGTACGAATAGCATTGACTCCAAAAGATTTTAAAATCTCTATTTGACGTTCCATTGCTCTCACGTTTACTGCGGTTCCCAAAGGACCTAAATCGTGATGTTGACAAACACCATTCATTCTTACTTTTTTACCGTTTAAGAAAAAACCATTGGCATTATATTCTATAGAACGAATTCCGAAAGTGGTGTTATACACATCTAAAATTTTTCCGTTCTTAGTTAAAGTAGTTTTTAAAGTATATAGATTTGGATTTTCTAAATCCCACAATTTTGGATTTGAAATAGTAATGTTACTTGGTTGATAGTATGGTATTTTTTGCTCTGCTACTTTTACTGCATTTTTACCTGTTGTATAAATTTCATGCATTACCTGAACATCTTTTTTATCTCCAACAACTTCTGTTGTAATTTCTACAGTAGCTTCTTTGTTAGAAACGTTAGGTGTGATTACAAAAGTTCCCCAATGAGCAATATGAGTTGGATTGGTTTTTACCAAACGTACATTTCTGTAAATTCCTCCCCCAGGGTACCAACGAGAAGATGCTGCTTTGTTATTTAATCTTACAGCAATGGTATTGTTTCCTTGTTTTAAATAACGAGAAATTTCAAATCTAAAAGAAGAGTATCCGTAAGCCCACTCTCCTACATAACTTCCGTTTACAAAAACAGAAGTGTTAGACATAGCCCCATCAAATTCTATAAATACTTTTTTAGATAAATCTGACTCTGTAGCGGTAAATACTTTACGATACCATCCTATTCCTGCCCATGGTAACTTTCCTGTTTGGTTAGGTAAATCTGCTCTAAAAGGACCTTCTATTCCCCAATCATGAGGTAAATTTAAAATTCTCCAATGGGCATCATCATAAGCTACCTCATCTATATCTTTAGGTTCAGCTTTGGTAGAACCATCTGGCATTTCTCCAAAACGAGCAAATTTCCAGTTTTCATTAAATGATGTAGTTTCTCTTTGTGCATACGTTATGAATGACACAAAGCATAAAATTGATAATAGATATTTCTTTATTTTCATAATTCTTATTTGTTATTCTTCGGTAGTAAAACTAGATGCAGGCAATCCTGCTGTATTATACAAACTACCATCTATATAGCTTTTCCATCCGTAACGTACATTTACAGGATGCTTGATTTCATCACTCCAAACTTCTATATTCCCTTTTTTAGTTAATGTGACTTTTGCTTCTACGTATTTCCCATCTTTCCCCGCAATTTCAAAATCACTAAACTCTTTTTCTAAAGAAGTTAGTCCTCCAGGAGCATAATCAAATGATAACTGAATTTTATTTTCCTTAATCTGTTTAGATTTATAAACAGGCCCACTAAATTCAACTCCTGTATAACCATAATCATTAGCCAAAGCCCAATAAGCCAAACGCTCTCCTACTTGTCTTTTTTTAGGAGGATGAATACAATCTTTACTTCCAATATCATTAGTTACAACCATTCCTGTATTTGGAACCGACAACATTGTTTTTAACTGAGCTTGTTGTAAATCTACCCACTTTGGACCTGGCCATTTTTCATTTCCTAAAGATGCTAATTGCACAAAATAAAAAGGAAAATCTCCCAAGTCCCATTCTTTTCTCCAACTTTTAATCATGGCAGGAAATAACTTTTCATATTCCTTTGCTTGTTTATAATTCCCCTCTCCCTGATACCAAACTGTACCTTTGATAGTGTAAGGAATAATTGGACGAACCATCGCATTAAATAATACACTTGGAGTTGTTCTGTCTATCTCCTTAGTTTCTTTTAAAACTTTTAAAATTCTTGTAAACTTTTCTTCTTTAAGAGTTTTTAATGGTGTCCAAGCTTCTGCGGGAGTAGCTCCATAACTACAGTTGATTAATCCTACAGGAACTCCTAATTGTTCTTGTAACATTTTCCCATAAAAATAAGTAGTTGCACTAAACTGAGCAGCTGTTTGTGGGGATGATAACTGCCATTCTCCTTTACAATTATCTTGAGCTTCTAAACTAGTCACTTTGCTTACTTTAAAAATTCTTAATTGATTGTTTTTTGATGTTGCAATAGCATAATTACTTTCATAAATAGGTTGTCCTGGATTTCCTTTTAAAGTAATTTCCATATTCGACTGCCCTGAACACAACCAAACTTCCCCCAACATCACATCTTTTATATAAACTTTAGAAGTACCTTCAATATTTATTTCATACGGACCACCCGCTTGGATTGTTTTTAACTTTGTACTCCATTTTCCTTCTTTATTGGTAGTTACCAACAAACTTTCTCCCCAAG
Above is a genomic segment from Wenyingzhuangia fucanilytica containing:
- a CDS encoding SGNH/GDSL hydrolase family protein — its product is MKKNKIHFLLILLIISIGYSQQKKTKILLVGDSTTIGNMPREVNPEGPHLEQMIEQLAVVEGLPELEVINAGKGGETAKRLLGSKHYEEKIATVKDVDIIFLRMGINDSFKCKDLKAEFPVQMKALIKQLQKDHPKAVLYLATITSFMSPEKCVEVNDLIYQVGKDEQLDVLDIFTPYNNYLIANGRNSLNVRQCYLDKIPEKYHEWLKPHVYYRKGWGNKPDGYVVKVNDMSLDPIFGHLKEWYYDRHPNSTGYNLIAYETVKFLKEKE
- the galB gene encoding beta-galactosidase GalB; translation: MKIKKYLLSILCFVSFITYAQRETTSFNENWKFARFGEMPDGSTKAEPKDIDEVAYDDAHWRILNLPHDWGIEGPFRADLPNQTGKLPWAGIGWYRKVFTATESDLSKKVFIEFDGAMSNTSVFVNGSYVGEWAYGYSSFRFEISRYLKQGNNTIAVRLNNKAASSRWYPGGGIYRNVRLVKTNPTHIAHWGTFVITPNVSNKEATVEITTEVVGDKKDVQVMHEIYTTGKNAVKVAEQKIPYYQPSNITISNPKLWDLENPNLYTLKTTLTKNGKILDVYNTTFGIRSIEYNANGFFLNGKKVRMNGVCQHHDLGPLGTAVNVRAMERQIEILKSFGVNAIRTSHNPPAPEFLEMCDKMGVLVQVEAFDVWGKKKVDNDYASLFGAWHEKDLITMVKRDRNHPSVVMWSTGNELIELREGNDAPLAAKLADIIRSVDTTRPTTFGNSRPEAATNGFQFTADVFGFNYKPHMYEEFRKENPNMPLYGSETASTISSRGEYFFPVNFDDKKQGNGGFFQVSSYDYSAPNWADIPEKDFEAEDKFPWLFGQFVWTGFDYIGEPTPYNKDKTNLLNFSDPKEKARMKAELAKMGKQIPPRSSYFGIVDLCGFPKDRYYLYQSKWKPELPMAHILPHWNWPERVGKVTPVLVYTSGDEAELFLNGKSLGRKKKGQYEYRLIWKDVVYQKGELKVVAYKNGKKWATEKVKTTGTANKVSLTADRTKIKADGQDLSFITVEIKDKKGQTVPRTHNVVNYTISGPGEIVAVGNGDTTSHESFQATTRKVFNGMALVVVKSKKGQTGKITVTATSKGLKTTKVNLTVEE
- a CDS encoding sialate O-acetylesterase, with the translated sequence MNKTRKIVFTICILFSSINIAQTKLASLFSNHMVLQQNTNVAIWGTDTPNTKINIKTTWGESLLVTTNKEGKWSTKLKTIQAGGPYEINIEGTSKVYIKDVMLGEVWLCSGQSNMEITLKGNPGQPIYESNYAIATSKNNQLRIFKVSKVTSLEAQDNCKGEWQLSSPQTAAQFSATTYFYGKMLQEQLGVPVGLINCSYGATPAEAWTPLKTLKEEKFTRILKVLKETKEIDRTTPSVLFNAMVRPIIPYTIKGTVWYQGEGNYKQAKEYEKLFPAMIKSWRKEWDLGDFPFYFVQLASLGNEKWPGPKWVDLQQAQLKTMLSVPNTGMVVTNDIGSKDCIHPPKKRQVGERLAYWALANDYGYTGVEFSGPVYKSKQIKENKIQLSFDYAPGGLTSLEKEFSDFEIAGKDGKYVEAKVTLTKKGNIEVWSDEIKHPVNVRYGWKSYIDGSLYNTAGLPASSFTTEE